Genomic window (Candidatus Saccharibacteria bacterium oral taxon 488):
CTGAAATAACTATTTGGTGCCGGAAGTAGGACTCGAACCTACGAAGCCTGACGGCGGGAGATTTACAGTCTCCTGTGATTGCCACTACACGATTCCGGCATGGAACTTGCTGTACCGCGGCGTCCGCACGTTTTTACACGCTTGGTGCGGGGGCGACGCAAATGGAGCCGATTCAGGGATTCGAACCCAGGACCTGCTGTTTACAAAACAGCTGCTCTAACCAGCTGAGCTAAATCGGCATCTTGAATGATTGTAGCAAGTTTTGCAGCCCAAGACAAGGTCTACATGATCACTTTTCGTGATTGTTGCCGCGGCTGGCGTGCCTGCTGAGGGTGGGCTGGGTGCTGCGAATGGCGCGGGGCGGCGGCTGGTTTGTCGGGCGTGAGCATGGCCGTGGCGCGCTCGCGAAGCTTGGCGGCTTGTTCGGGCTGCTTGGTGCTGTCGTAGGCTTGAGCGAGTGTGTTCAAGGTGTGCGGCGTCGGTTCAAGCTCGGCGGCCTTCTCCAGCGCCGCCAGCATTTTCTTGGTGTTGCCTAATTTCTCCTGAACCTTGGCGTAGGCGATGTGCCGGGCGGCATGATTGGCTTCCATATCAAGCGCCTGCTCAAATGCCAGCGCCGCCTTGACATAATCTTGCGTCTCGTAGTAAATGAGGCCGACATTGTGCAGGCTCGAGGCGCTCGGCTCGAGGCTCTGGGCGATTTCAAAACATTCGATGGCGTCCTTGTAGGCGCGCTGCTTGGCGTATAAAATCCCCAGGCGGTTGTAGGCCGTGGCATTTTTCTCATCGACGCGCAGGATGGTTAGGAGTGCCTTCTCGGCACGCAGATATTTGTTTTCGCGCAGCGACTCTTGAGCGATGGCCCAGAGCTTATCGAGTTTCTCTGACAATTTAACTGGTAAGTTTTGCGCTTCGCCGACTGACGGCTGATACCAAACTGCCCACACCATAACTAGCAGGATAACTAATAATCCAGACATATGCATCCATTATACCACAATATTGAGTAGCGCCAGCCGCACATTGCCATTATGCGTCAGTCGCGTCTCGGCGGTGATGATCCGATCAAGGAGAGGCTGGTGTGCGGGGCTCGGTTGAGTTTTCATCTGAAACGCCACCATGGTCAGGAGGATGTCGATCAATTGGAGGGCTTTGGCACGGTCGGTGAAATAGGATGGCAGCGTGCGTAGTGCTTCGTATGAGCCTGGTGTAGAGAGGATGCATTTGGCGTCAGCGGCGATGGCTTGATATTCGGACAGCAGTTTCGGTGTGCGCGCTAGTTGGCGGATGAGCAGTGGCCGGCCGGCGGCCAGGAACAGGATTTGGCGCCGCTCGCTGGCGGTGAGCGAGGTGGCGTCAAGCAGCGTCTCGTCCTGTACTAGCGAGGTACGGTGCAGGGTCAGCACCTGACAGCGCGAACGAATGGTAGCCAGCAGCTGCTGCTCGTTCTCGGTCACCAGCAAAAAATGCGTATTGGCGTTCGGCTCCTCTAGGGATTTGAGAAGCGCGTTCTGGGCAGCCTCGCTCATCTGGTCGGCTGGATTGATAACGATAACACGGCGAACCGTGGCATGCGTGCGCAACATGGCGATCATGGTGCGGACTTGCTCAGTTGTAATTGTGGTTTTTGCTTCCAGCGGCTGCAGCCGAATCACCTCTGATGGTGTGAGCTTCGCCAGATATTCGGCGGTGCCTATACCGTCTAACCCACGCTCGGCATTGATAATCACCGCCTGCGGCAGCCGATTGGCGAGTTGGTGTAGTGTAGCGCGGTCGCGATGCGCCACCACTGGTGTGCGTGGCGGGCGGGTGTTAGTCATGAGTGGCCTCGCTCATCTCGTCCTGGGTTGCGGCAAGCTTCGGGAATGATTGTCGAAATTCTTCTGGAGCGGCCGCCTCAAAGGTTTTTCGTTCGCCTGATGGCAGTGTGATTTCTAGTTTGTGGGCGTGAAGCATCAGGCGGCTGGCATTGAGTTTACCGTAAACGCGGTCGCCGAGAATTGGCGTGTTCAGGTATGCCATATGAACGCGCAGCTGGTGAGTGCGGCCGGTGGTGGGCTTGAGTTCAATCAGCGCCTGAGTATCGGTTGACGCCAGCACGCGGTAGGTCGTCTGGGCGGGCTTGCCGTTCGGGTCAACGCGGAAGGTGCTGGGTGCGGCTGGGTTGCGGCCAATCGGTAGGTCAATCTTTGCGGCGGCTAATTTCGGTACGCCGTCGGTTACCGCTAGGTAGGTTTTTTTGGTAGTACGCTGGGCGAATTGCCGCTGTAAATGGGCGGCAGCCTCAGGGTGTTTGGCGATGATGAGTACGCCCGAGGTGTCGCGGTCGAGCCGATGGACGATGCCCGGCCGGTCGGTGCCCGAGGCAAACGATGTTTTAGGGCGAATAATTTCCGCCACGGTTGGTTCGGTCGATAGTCCGCCTTTGGCATGCGTCAGGAGCCCGCTTGGCTTATTCACCACCATCACGTCGTCGTCTTCGTATAATATCGGCAGCTCTGCACTGGTCTGCTCCTGCTCTGGCAGCTTGGCGGCGATCTCGTCGGTCTCATTAACCTCGAACTTTGGCGCCGTCACCACTTGATGATTAACCGAAACATGCCCAGCTTTGATGTATTTTTGCCAGAGACTGCGCGAAATTGACGGGTCAAAGTCCGTGGATAAGTGGACGTCCAGGCGCTGCTTGGTCGACACGATGTGGAGCATGATGACGAACTTGCCCTGAAACGGCGTTTCGGTGCAGCTCGCATCAAGCGGGTTTGGCAATATCTCAGCGTTGGCGGGCCTACCGGGCCACAATTCGTCAATTGATTCTTCGTCAACAATTGAGCCGTAGAGTACGGCGAAATGCTGCTTGTTCAAGATAAATTCCGCCACGATGTGCGATTCGTCCGTCTGAACCTTCAGATGGCGCAAGGCTTTGATGGGCGTATTGTCGTCCGCCAGGTGATATAGCCTGGCGATTTTGAGGACGGTGCGCGGCGAGATTTTCACGACGTGGCGCGTCCTCGGGCGCTTGAACGGCTAGAAATGTGCGGCGCTTGATGTGGCGGCGTTCCTGGCTCAGTGAGACAACTTGCCATCACCATACTATCTCCGCAGCCCCACGGCCGTTTGGACGCGGTGCAAGGTTTCGTTAGCGACGAGGTTCATGGCTTGTTCGCTGGATTGGAGTTTGGTCTCGATCGCTGGCTCGTCCACTGCGGCCAGACGCGCCTGGAAATTCGCCAAGAATTCCGATACTTCATCAGCCACGATTTGCTTGAACTTGCCGTAGCGCTCCATGCCAGTGAACTCGCTAATTGTCTGCTCTAGTGTGACGTCTCGTCCGGCGTCCTGGCGCACCAACGTCAAAATCTCCAGCAAGTTGGAAATGCCGGGTCGGTTTTCCTTATCGTATTGCACCTTGCCCAGCGAATCGGTGGTGGCGCTCATGATTTTTTTGTGGGCGACTCGCGGGTTGTCGCCGAGGAAAATCACGCCCTTGCCAGTGTCGTCGGACTTGCTCATCTTTTTGGTCGGGTTCACTAGATCTTTGATTCTCAAGCCCTGGTCTTTGCCAAAGAATTGATGCTGCTGAGCAACTGGTTTGGGTACAATGAACAGGTCGCCAAATTTGCGGTTCATCCGTTCGGCGATGTCGCGGGTAAATTCCAGGTGCTGCGTCTGGTCATCGCCAACTGGCACGTAAGTGGCGCCGTAGAGCAAGATGTCGGCGGCCATCAAGACTGGGTAGTTGAAGAGACCGACGGAAATTGGAGATGTCTTGTTGAACCCGTCAAATGTTGCAGCGTACAGTTTCATTGAACCTCTTATGTCTTTATACCTAACCATACTATTCATATCGTATTGCTCATCGTATCGCTGTAGCACAGCATCAACGGCCTCGCTAACGTCTGTCACGCCACTCTTATCTTTAAACTGCGTCATTCGACTCATCTCGCCAAATCCAGTGAAGCAGTCCAAAATCCACGCCAGCTCGCTGTGGGCTGGGACGCGGCTTTGGCGATACAAATGAATAGCCTCGTTGTCCAGCGGCAGTCCGGCGGCTGTATAAATCCGGGCGTTATTGAGAATGCTGTCATACAACTTGCTGTGGTCAATTGGCGTGGTAAAGCTGTGAAGATCAGGGATGAACAGATTGATATCAAAATCAGCCGAGCAGCGCTTCGCCATGTCGACAATCGGCAAAATGGCGCCAAAATAATTGCCAATGTGAATATCGTTGTTGGCGCGCACGCCAGTGAGGATGACGGGTTTACTCATAAGGGTATTATAGCAGAATACAGCACCATCGGCACCCCGTTTTCATTGTTCCTAGCTTGTTGGCATGGTCGGGCCGTGGAATCCACAAAAAACCACTGTACTCAGTCGTAATGAAGTCCCAGCAGACTCTCGTAACTATAATAAACCAGGCACAGACTACGAGAGCTTTTTATTTGCTTTGTAGATCTTTTTCATCTTGCGCAAGAGTATTGCATCGCTCATATACTTTATTATACACGATCCTGTGTTGTTTTTTCAATGGTATCAAGTATCGTAATAAGTTTTCTGGCATCAAGAAGATAGTTGGGGTAGGCTCGCTTAAGGCTAGTCATATCCCCTGCCGCCACGAGCACCGGTTGCAACTCAGGCATCTCTCGCTCAAGCTCTGAGAGAAGCTGGTTTGCCCTATCTAGATCATTTTTTCTGAAGCCTCGAATAGAGAGTGAATGTTCTCTTGTGTCAATAGTGAGTATATTATAATGATGCTGTCCAGAACGCTTCATTTCTGTCGATACCCTCATGGCAGTAAGCCATGCCCCCAGCTGCACCTTAGCCCCCAACCGTGAAGAGAGGTCTTGCGCCTGCTGAAATAGTTCTTGTGTTGTCATATCTTTATGCTGAGGGAGTGTCGGGCTGTCCTCCACGAGAGCGATAATTGATGCAAGATATTCGAATAGCCGAAGCCAATCAGTGTTCCCCTGTCCTGCCTTTAGGTTTTCATGACGCATCGTTCCGACAATCTCTACACCAGTAGCCCATGCGTGCTGGAGTTCGGTGCGTAACTGTATTTCGATATTCAGGCCGTCCCAGCAGCGTGCTTCTGGCTGCCGCCCTTGAGAATTGTGAAAGCGAAAAACAAGATGAATGCCGCGATAGCCGCTTGGCTGAGGTGATGCTATATAGTTATGGACAGTTTTCAGTTTATGAGGAAAGCGGCCCGGCTCCGTATAGATTGCATGTAGTCGCTGAACTTGCTTGATGCTTTGCATGATAGCCCTAACGCCGCCAATATCTTGCATTCGGCTAAGGCTCATGTGCTGTTCGCGATTACTTATTTTGTCGATGATCGTTTGGAGTCGCTTTAGCCGTCGTGCGACGATGGCGTCGGGACACACTTCTTTCGCTTTGCGGCGAAGAGTAACATTGAAGGTGTGCATCGGGTATTCATGACTTATTCGCCATTTATTTACGAGCGCGAGGGCTTTCTTTGACCGGCTACTGTTATGACCATATTGACGTATGGTGTCACCTGCCCGATTGATTTGGCCATTGCTATAACTCGGTTTTGGCGGAAAATTCATGATTTTATTATAGCATCACTCTACTGAACGGTCGTTTTACATTGCACCAAAACACTCCGCCTACACATGAGACGGAGTATTTTGAGAATCATTTTCTCCTCTGTTTTAACGCTTGGAGAATTGTTCGCGCTTGCGGGCGGAACGCAGACCGTATTTCTTGCGCTCTTTCTCGCGTGGGTCGCGCTTGAGCAGCTCAGCCTTCTTCAGGACCGGGCGCAGATCAGCGTGAGCGGCCGTCAATGCTTTGGCGATGCCAAGCTTGATGGCGTCAACTTGACCAGCGAGACCACCACCTTTCACCAAGATGGTAACGTCGTATTCCTTTTGCTTGCTGACGATGGCTAGTGGGTCGGTTACTTCTGCCAGCAAGGTTTTGTTGCCATCCAAGTACTCAGCGGCTGCTTTGCCGTTGATGGTGATGGTACCCTTGCCAGGAAGCAAGCGAACACTTGCCGAGGCGCTTTTGCGTCGTCCCAAGCCGTAGAAATAGGTATCAGTAGCCATATTACTTTACCTCAACTTTCTCTGGGGTTTGTGCTGTGTGAGCATGCTCGCTGCCAGCAAATACGCGGAGGCGCTTGAGGCGCTCTGCTTGCAATTTGTTCTTTGGCAGCATGCCTTTGACAGCTTCTTCAATAATTCGTTCTGGGTGGCGTTCACGCATTTCTTTGAACTGCGTTTCTTTGATGCCGCCTGGGAAACCACTGTGACGGTAGTAATACTTGTCGGTTTCTTTGTAACCAGTAACGACGGTGTTTGCAGCGTTAATAACCACCACATAGTCACCGCCATCAACGTGCGGCGTGTAAGTTGGCTTGTATTTACCAGTCAGGTGTTTAGCAATTTCAGTTGCTAGGCGTCCCAGTGGCAATTCGCTCGCGTCAAACAATACCCAGCGGCGAGAAACGTCAGATGGTTTTTGTGAATATGTCTTCATCTTATTTCTCCTTCTTTGGCATTGGTTTGATGTCGTCGACAAACTCGATGATTGCCATTTGAGCGCCGTCGCCAACACGTAGGCGTGTTCGTTCAACGCGAACGTGTCCACTGGTGCGGCCGCTAAGTTGCGGGGCAATTTCATCAACGAGTTTGTAAGCAGCAGCGCGGGTGCTGAGTGCTGCGATCACCTGGCGGCGGCTGGCTAGATCGCCCTTCTTCGCCTTGGTGATGATTTTTTCAATGTGGCGCTTCAGCTCTTTGGCTTTCGGCAAGGTGGTCTCGATTTTGCCGTGCTCGACCAGGCTGGTCGCCAGGCCCCTCAGCAAGGCTCGTCGTTGATCACGCTCACGGCCGAACTTGCGCCCTTGATATCCGTGTCTATGCATAGTTAAAACTCCAACTCCGCCATCTTGTCGCGTACTTCATCCAGTGCCTTTGAACCAAAGCCTTTCAATTCTCGCAAATCTTGCTCGGTCAAAGTCACCAGGTCGCGAATCGTGCGGATTTCATTGTTAATCAGCGCATTCGTGGTGCGGGCACTGAGGTTTAATTCTTCGATTGACATGTCAAGTTCCGAATCATCCGCCTCGTCGTTGCCCAGTGCTGGCGCACCGGCTACCACAGTCGAGCCTGCCAGTGCGCTATATTGGCTGACGAGGATAGCCGCTGCTTCCTCAAAGGCTTCGCGCGGTGTCAATGTGCCGTCGGTCTCCACCATCAGGGCGAGCTTCTCGAGGTTGGTCTCGTCGCCAACGCGTGTCGAGTCAACCTTGTAGCGAACGCGCAGCACCGGTGTAAAGATAGCGTCGAGCGCGATCATGTCGGAGTGCAACCGATTGGCACTCGACTCTTCAATCGTCTGATAACCACGGCCAGCTTCTGCCACCAAGTCCATAATGACGGTCTTGTTCGGATCATCAATGGTAGCGATGATGTGGTCTGGGTTAACAACTTCTACTTCGCCGTTTGCTTGGATGTCGCCAGCGGTGATAACACCACCAGTTTTTTCCAGACGCAGCTCAACTGGCTCGTCAGTGTGAACGCGGAGTCGCACACCCTTTAGGTTCAGCATGATGTCAACGACATCTTCTTTGATGCCCTCGACAGTGGTGAATTCGTGCGTCGCGCCCTCAATACGAAAGGCAACGATCGCGCCACCACGGATGCTGGAGAGCAAGACACGGCGCATTGAGTTACCTAATGTATTGCCGTAGCCGGCGTGCATCGGCTCGATCAGAAAGGTTGCACTGGTCGCGGAAATATCATCAACGCTCGCGAGTGCTGGATTGTAAATTGCTTTTGCCATAATTCTTCCCTAACCCTTCTTTTATCGTGAGTAATACTCAACAATTAATTGCTCGTTGATATCAGCTTCTGCTTCCTCGCGCTTTGGCAAACCAGTCACTTCAATCTTCAACTTCTTGCTATCGCTCTTTAGCCAGCTCAGCGGGCCTTGGATTGAATTGTTGATCACGTTGTCAATTTGCGTAAAGTACTCAGATTTGGTGCTCTTTGGGCGAACGGTGATGACGTCGCCAGCTTTAACGCGAATCGATGGAATATCGACGCGGCGGCCGTTTAGCTCAAAGTGGCCGTGGCTGACTAGTTGGCGAGCAGCGCGGCGGCTAACAGCGAATCCAGAACGATAAACGACATTATCCAAGCGGCGCTCCAGCAACTTGAGCAGATTTTCGCCTGCCAAACCTTCTTGGGCGCGAGTTGCTTCGTTCATCAGCCGAGCAAATTGCTTTTCCACTAAACCATACAGGCGGCGAACTTTTTGCTTTTCGCGCAGCTGCGTGGCGTACAAGCTTGGCTTGCTATGTCGGCTGTGTGCGTGCTGACCTGGAATGCCAGATTTTCGTGCCAAAACTTTATGTGCTTTTGGATGAAGCGCATAACCTTCGCGGCGGCTTTGCTTGACAATCGGTGAATTATCTCGTGCCATAATTATGCCCTCCGTGCCTTTCGTGGACGGACACCGCCGTGAGGCACGCCAGTTACGTCCTTAATACTTTCTACTGAGATGTCGAAGGCGCCAATCGCACGAATAGCGGCGTCACGGCCCAAACCGACACCTTTGACGAAAACGTCAACTGATTTCAAACCATACTGAGTTTTCGCAGCTTCAGCAGCTTTCTCAGCAGCAACCTGTGAAGCATAGGCGGTGCCTTTTTTGCTACCACGGAAACCACATGCACCAGCTGATGAAGCGGTCAACACGTTACCTTTCTTGTCGGAAAAAGTAACGATGGTGTTGTTAAATGTTGCTTGAATATGCAGCTGACCAGCTGGGACTGATCGGCGCTGCTTCTTCTTGGTAGATTTTGCGTCTGCCATTTCTTAGTCCTTTCTTTAGGTCTTACTTGCTGCTTTTGGTTGTGTACCGCCCACGGCGATGGCGCGACCCTTGCGAGTTCGTGCATTCGTACGAGTCCGCTGTCCGCGTGTCGGCAGTCCTGCTTTATGGCGAAGACCGCGATAGGCGTTGATATCCTTCAAGCGCTTAATATTATTCGTCACCAAGCGCTGGAGATCACCCTCAACGGTGTATTCGCTGTCGATAATTTCGCGAATCTTGTTTTCTTCAGCCTCGGTGAGATCTTTCACCCGAGTGGTCGGCTCTACGTTCGCCGCCGCAAGGATGCTCGAAGCGTGCTTTGGCCCAATCCCATAAATATAGGTGAGCGCGATTTGTACCTGCTTCTCTGTTGGGATAACTACCCCAGCAATTCGAGCCATGCTTAACCCTGCCTTTGCTTGTTCTTAGGTTTTCGTTTGTTGATGACGTATAGGCGGCCTTTGCGGCGCACTAGCTTGTCACCTTTCTTGGGATCTTTGTCGATCTTCTTGACACTTGCACGAACTTTCATAAAGTGCTCTGAAATCTCCCTTCCCGAGTAAACCCGAGATTATCGTTAGTATTATGACGAGCGCCGCGTGTTTCGAGCCACGTGCGCTGGTCGCTCCTCCTTGAGGCGAAAGACGATGCGACCCTTTGTGAGATCGTAAGGAGTCATCTCGACTTCCACCCTATCACCAGGCACCAGGCGGATGTAATTCTTGCGCATCCGTCCCGAAATGTGCGCGATGATACTATGGCCATTCTCCAGTTCCACCCGAAATTGGGTATTAGGCAGTGCTTCCACCACCTTACCAATCATCTTGATGACTTCCTTTTGACTCGCCATAAGTTACAGTTGTCAATTATACCGTATCGTCTCGGCGATTACAAGAGGGACGAGCGTCGTTTTTTCGACTTTTTCTTGGTCAGTTCGTCTGGGTCAAAGTTGTCATAAGTAACCATCAGAGCGCGCGAGTTGAGCTGGCGTAGTGACTCGAGGCCGACTGAGACTACGATGAGCAGCCCGGTACCGCCGATCGACAGGCGTGAGCCGCGGATTGCCGCTAGGTGATACATCAAATATTCAGCGACAAACGGCAAGATGGCGATGACGCCGAGGACGATTGAACCGAACAAAATTAAACGATTGACGGTGCGCATCAGATACTTTTCGGTTTGTTCACCGGGTCGAACACCCTCGATAAAGCCGCCCTGCTTTTGCAGATTCTCAGCGATTTCGTTGGCGTTAAAGACGATCCCGGTGTAGAAGTAGGTAAAGGCAATAACCAAGAGGAAATACAGCGTCGGGTAAATGAACGCCTCCCAGGTACTGCCGGTAAAGGAGCCTGGGTTGGGTGCCTGGAACCACGTGATCAGGGTGTTAGCAGTGTTTTGCAGGTTTGGATTGCCTGATGCCTTCATGACTTGGCCGATGAATTGCGGCAAGCTGAGGAAGGCGACGGCAAAGATGACCGGGATGACGCCGGCAGCGATTAGCTTGACCGGCAGGATGCTCTTGATACCACCGTAGCTGGAGTTGCCGTGGATACGCTTGGCGTAGTTGATAGTGATGACGCGCTGGGCTTCATTAATTTTCACCAGGAAATAGAGAACGATGAGTGAGGCGATAGCCATGATCACCACCAGCCAAAAGACGGTTGGATTGACCGGCAGGGTAAACCAGTTAAAGACGTTCAGTCCGCCAGCCGAGGTGTTGCCGAGCGACGAGATGAGTGAGCCGAGCATCTGCGGGATCTGGCTGATGATACCAGCGAAAATCAAGATCGAAATACCATTGCCGATACCCTGCTCGGTAATCAATTCACCCAGCCACATGAGCAGTACCGAACCAGCCGTCATCGCCGTCACGCCAACTGTCCACTCAAGCATCGTCGGGTCGCTCAGCGTGGTCGTACCGCCAGCCAGCACTGTCTGGCGCAACAGGAATATAAAGGCGATTGACTGGACGATAGCCAGCGGGATGGTCAGCCGCCGCGTCCACTGCTGGATCTTACGCCTACCCGATTCACCGTCCTTGTGTAGCTCTTCGAGCTTCGGGATGGCCTTGGTGAGGAGCTGAGTGATGATGCTGGCGGTAATGAATGGACTGAGCCCAACCAGCACGAGTGAAAAGCTTGCCAGCGCGCCACCCGAAAGCAAGTTCAAGAACCCACCGAGGTCAGTCTGTCCCAGCGCTGCTGCCAGTGCCGTCTTCATCTGTGTCGGATTCGCCAGCGGCACCGGAATATGCGCCAGCATTCGATACACTACAATAATACCCACCACAATGGCCAGGCGTTTCTGCATATCTTTATTTTTCAGCGACCGGAAAATTATTCTCCAATTCATGTTTTAGCCCCTCATAGTCACTAACAATTCTTAACTCTGTTAATTATACATGACCGCGGCCAATATTTCCATACTAAAAACATAAAAGCACATGCGCTATAATTGAATTAATACAATAATGCAAGATTGAGGTGTCATATGCAACAACGTCCCGAAACTCCAGTAATTCCATCGCCAATGCCGCAGCTAAGCCCAGAATTACCGCCACAGTATCCACCAAAGAAAAGTAAGCTATGGCTGTGGATTACGCTGGCGATTGTCGGCGTGTTGGCGATAGTCGGGATTATCATAACAATTATTATTGTGTCGAATAACTCCACTTCTTCAGCTGATACAACAACTTCACGTCAGCGAGCGACCAAGCCTGATAAGAATAATGACAATGAGGAGGATGAAGACAATCAGCAAGGCTCAACTACGAAGGCCACAAAATGCCTAACGTCTGCAGATTTTCGAAGATCTGGCTATACGCACGTAAAGGATGGCTATTTTGTGTTAGAGAACGGCAAATTTAACTTTCGTAGCATTCTCTTTAAGCCAGATTCAACGCAATACCAACGTGGAACTTCCAATGTTGAAATGGCTAAGCTAGGAATGCTTTACAAATTTAATACTGACAAGCAATTTTCGATTGAACTGGTTCCTAATGAGACGGGCGAGGACTCAAAGCTGGCTTTGGAGCGTGCCGATAAGATTAAGCACGATTTGGTATCTAATGGAATTCCAGAGCGTAAGATTACTGTTTCTGAGCCAATAGTCGCCACCCATGATACTAGCGATGATACGGCCGACAGACGTGTAACGATTTATTTCGTTGCACCGCAGAAATGTAGCGAAAAGTAATCCGACTCACCAAGACAAAAGAAAATCCCCTTCTCTTACAAAGGGGATTTTATAGTCACCAAAGGAAGATTATTTTTCTTCGGCTTCTTTCATGCTTTGGCGCAGTGGCGTTGCGACTTTCTCAAATGAGCCGCCGGCTTTTTCAATCGCTTTGACAACTGAAGCGGAAGCAGCTTGTACTTTCAAGTCAACCCTGGCTTTCAATTCACCGCGGGCGATCACCTTGACCGTGTGGAACGGCGTGGCAATGTAGCCTTCGGTAAACAGCACTGCATTGTCAACGGTTTTGCCGTCAAAGGCGTTCAAGTGATCTAGGTAGACTACCTGAGCTGGTGTACGCAGACTCTTGAAGCCGCGAACTTTTGGCACAGCCTGAGCCAATGGACGCTGACCACCCTGGAACATGGCGCGAAGCTTTTTACCAGTGCGGGCGTTCTGACCTTTGGTACCACGACCAGCGGTTTTACCCTGGCCAGCAGCGATACCGCGACCAACGCGCTTTTTATTCTTGTTTGCTGAAACTTGGAGATCGTTGTATTTCATTACTTAGCCTCCTTTTTAGCAACTTTTTTGACTGGCTGAGCATTGAGCCATTCTTCGCGCGGAACCAATGATTTCAATGCTTCAATGGTTGCATAGGCGATGTTCACCTTGTTGGTTGAACCGAGTGACTTGGTCAGCAGGTTGCGAACACCAGTTACGCCGATGATCTGTCGCACCACACCACCAGCGATAATACCGGTACCAGGAGCGGCTGGCTTGATTAGCACTCGGGCACCTGAGAACTTAACTTCGCTGTCGTGTGGAATGGTCTCGCCGTTCAGCGGCAAGGTGATCAAGTGCTTCTCGGCAACTGAGGTTGCCTTGGCGACAGCAGCTTGCACGTCGGCACCTTTGGCTACACCAACACCAACCTTATCCTTGCGGTTACCGACAACCACCAACGCCTTAAAGCGGAAACGGCGGCCACCCTTTACCACGCGGCTCACGCGGTCAATGTTGATTACCAATTCTTCAAACTCTTTTGGTGCGTCATCACGCACATTTCGCCGGTCATCGCGGCGACCGCCACGCGGACTGCGAGGCCGGCGGCCTTCTGCGCGTGGGGTAGTATTTGCAGCTTGTTCTGCCATACTAGAACTCCAATCCTTCTTGGCGCGCAGCATCAGCCAATGCCTTCAAGCGACCAGCGTACTGGCGGCCGTTACGGTCAAAGACGACTGCGCTAATTTTACTTTTCTTTGCTTTCTTAGCAATTTCCGTACCGATGGTAGCGCATTTTTCGCTCATCGTACCTTTTGCTTTGGTGCCAACGGTGGTTGCGGCAGCCAATGTCTTGCCGGCGACGTCGTCGATCAGCTGAACACTGACGTGCATGTTGCTGATGGTGACCGTCAGGCGTGGGCGCTCTGCAGTACCTGAAACTTTCGCGCGAACGCGGTTTTTGCGAAGAGCGCGGTTGAGTAATTTCTTGTTCTCAGTCATGATTACTTACCTGTCTTTCCTGCTTTGCGCAAAATCTGCTCGTCAGCGTACTTGATACCCTTGCCCTTGTATGGTTCAGGCTTCTTCAGCGCGCGGATTTCCGCAGCGACTTGACCGACTTGCTGTTTATTGATACCGCTAACGATGATGGTCATCTTTTCATTGGTAACGGTGATACCCTCTGGGGCTTTATATTTGACTGGGTGTGAAAACCCGAGCGCCATTTCCAGCTCATTATTGCTGGAGCTCACGCGGAAACCGACACCATTGACCTCGAGACGCTTCTCGTAGCCCTTGGTGACGCCGATTA
Coding sequences:
- a CDS encoding tetratricopeptide repeat protein produces the protein MHMSGLLVILLVMVWAVWYQPSVGEAQNLPVKLSEKLDKLWAIAQESLRENKYLRAEKALLTILRVDEKNATAYNRLGILYAKQRAYKDAIECFEIAQSLEPSASSLHNVGLIYYETQDYVKAALAFEQALDMEANHAARHIAYAKVQEKLGNTKKMLAALEKAAELEPTPHTLNTLAQAYDSTKQPEQAAKLRERATAMLTPDKPAAAPRHSQHPAHPQQARQPRQQSRKVIM
- a CDS encoding RluA family pseudouridine synthase; translation: MKISPRTVLKIARLYHLADDNTPIKALRHLKVQTDESHIVAEFILNKQHFAVLYGSIVDEESIDELWPGRPANAEILPNPLDASCTETPFQGKFVIMLHIVSTKQRLDVHLSTDFDPSISRSLWQKYIKAGHVSVNHQVVTAPKFEVNETDEIAAKLPEQEQTSAELPILYEDDDVMVVNKPSGLLTHAKGGLSTEPTVAEIIRPKTSFASGTDRPGIVHRLDRDTSGVLIIAKHPEAAAHLQRQFAQRTTKKTYLAVTDGVPKLAAAKIDLPIGRNPAAPSTFRVDPNGKPAQTTYRVLASTDTQALIELKPTTGRTHQLRVHMAYLNTPILGDRVYGKLNASRLMLHAHKLEITLPSGERKTFEAAAPEEFRQSFPKLAATQDEMSEATHD
- the trpS gene encoding tryptophan--tRNA ligase, which gives rise to MSKPVILTGVRANNDIHIGNYFGAILPIVDMAKRCSADFDINLFIPDLHSFTTPIDHSKLYDSILNNARIYTAAGLPLDNEAIHLYRQSRVPAHSELAWILDCFTGFGEMSRMTQFKDKSGVTDVSEAVDAVLQRYDEQYDMNSMVRYKDIRGSMKLYAATFDGFNKTSPISVGLFNYPVLMAADILLYGATYVPVGDDQTQHLEFTRDIAERMNRKFGDLFIVPKPVAQQHQFFGKDQGLRIKDLVNPTKKMSKSDDTGKGVIFLGDNPRVAHKKIMSATTDSLGKVQYDKENRPGISNLLEILTLVRQDAGRDVTLEQTISEFTGMERYGKFKQIVADEVSEFLANFQARLAAVDEPAIETKLQSSEQAMNLVANETLHRVQTAVGLRR
- the rpsI gene encoding 30S ribosomal protein S9, with the translated sequence MATDTYFYGLGRRKSASASVRLLPGKGTITINGKAAAEYLDGNKTLLAEVTDPLAIVSKQKEYDVTILVKGGGLAGQVDAIKLGIAKALTAAHADLRPVLKKAELLKRDPREKERKKYGLRSARKREQFSKR
- the rplM gene encoding 50S ribosomal protein L13 yields the protein MKTYSQKPSDVSRRWVLFDASELPLGRLATEIAKHLTGKYKPTYTPHVDGGDYVVVINAANTVVTGYKETDKYYYRHSGFPGGIKETQFKEMRERHPERIIEEAVKGMLPKNKLQAERLKRLRVFAGSEHAHTAQTPEKVEVK
- a CDS encoding 50S ribosomal protein L17, yielding MHRHGYQGRKFGRERDQRRALLRGLATSLVEHGKIETTLPKAKELKRHIEKIITKAKKGDLASRRQVIAALSTRAAAYKLVDEIAPQLSGRTSGHVRVERTRLRVGDGAQMAIIEFVDDIKPMPKKEK
- a CDS encoding DNA-directed RNA polymerase subunit alpha produces the protein MAKAIYNPALASVDDISATSATFLIEPMHAGYGNTLGNSMRRVLLSSIRGGAIVAFRIEGATHEFTTVEGIKEDVVDIMLNLKGVRLRVHTDEPVELRLEKTGGVITAGDIQANGEVEVVNPDHIIATIDDPNKTVIMDLVAEAGRGYQTIEESSANRLHSDMIALDAIFTPVLRVRYKVDSTRVGDETNLEKLALMVETDGTLTPREAFEEAAAILVSQYSALAGSTVVAGAPALGNDEADDSELDMSIEELNLSARTTNALINNEIRTIRDLVTLTEQDLRELKGFGSKALDEVRDKMAELEF